Below is a window of Planococcus rifietoensis DNA.
GGTAAAAAGGCTTTGGCCGTTCGTCAGTGACAAGCGGCAATAAGTTTTTTGACAGGCGGCCGGCATGCAAATTCGTTCGTTCGCTTTCGATACGCTGTTGCATGCGCTTTTGCATTTCCTTCAGCAATGCACGCACATATGGCGCTTGTTCGCTGCGCCATTGCTGCAACTGCTGGCGGTCAAAAGGCAAAGCCTCGATGCGTGATTCATAATAGACGACGCCATCATTCGCTGATCCGAAACGGCCGCTTGCTTTTTTCGGTTTCTTTTCGTCTTTCCTCTGTTCATCAGCAAGGTTGTCTTCACGGTGTTCGCCTTGCGACTCACCCGTTCCGGTTTGTTCAACTTCCCCCGCGCCCTCTTCTTCCCTGCCCCCATCGGCAAGCTTTGAATCGCCGCGCTCGAGTTCATACTCAAGGGCTGCGGCATCATTCAACTCGGTTTCCCGGTGCCAGGATTGGAACCATTCTTCAATCGTGTCGATCTCCTCTTCCTCTTCTGACTGCTCTGCCTCAATGCCTTCGTGGTATCTTGGCGGAGGCATCTTCTCAGCCGGTTCGCCGAAAGTATAATATGTGTGGAGGGCATCTGAGTTCAGCAAATATTCCAGTTGCGGCAGAATCTTCTGGATGGTCCGTGCAGAATCGGCAGTCGAATCGGCACTGAATAATTCCGTCCATGCCAAAAATAAAGGATCCAGCTCGTCATTTAACGAAACATCTTTGCCGCGCAGCTTCAAATAAGCTGCATTAAGGAAAGCGTCGGCCCAAAATCCTTTTTTTCGGTTCTGTTCCAGTTGGTCGGAATGGAAACCAGTGACGATTTTCTCCCTCACTTCAAATGCGTGCTTCGTCCCCGGGCGTTCCGCTGTGATACGGTCACTCAAGCGGAATTCTTCCGCCATCAACAGCAATTGAGCGGCAAGTTCTGGTAAA
It encodes the following:
- a CDS encoding vWA domain-containing protein, with the translated sequence MTSINRFIQFNNETVDTRLLNRMEQLARALSSAPYLRLSTRKLWEFRPSEGAVSMSVFWRHRPKEIEQAGYLSDIYLISAGFWRHFSLRSWRRFEQVETHLPELAAQLLLMAEEFRLSDRITAERPGTKHAFEVREKIVTGFHSDQLEQNRKKGFWADAFLNAAYLKLRGKDVSLNDELDPLFLAWTELFSADSTADSARTIQKILPQLEYLLNSDALHTYYTFGEPAEKMPPPRYHEGIEAEQSEEEEEIDTIEEWFQSWHRETELNDAAALEYELERGDSKLADGGREEEGAGEVEQTGTGESQGEHREDNLADEQRKDEKKPKKASGRFGSANDGVVYYESRIEALPFDRQQLQQWRSEQAPYVRALLKEMQKRMQQRIESERTNLHAGRLSKNLLPLVTDERPKPFYRKTAPSKQLDAVFSLMIDGSASMVDKLDETKQAVLLFHDVLRSLKIPHEIAVFYEDAYEAGDDKQPNYFEWLHKFTDGMTDHAAEILSLDAHEDNRDGFAIRWMAGRLKQRPEKHRFMLVFSDGEPSAYNYADNGIIDTAQAVSETEKMGIEVMHLFLSGESTSEEQAAFYRMLYGNKSVSADSLEQFVEQTLRLLKRTLHLVVQAL